The proteins below come from a single Malus domestica chromosome 03, GDT2T_hap1 genomic window:
- the LOC103429199 gene encoding rab GTPase-activating protein 22-like: MWRDAGIPADSFYEVRPECTDVPKTRFKIKAGKTLSVRKWQAAFSPEGQLDIGKTLSRIYRGGIHPSIRGEVWEFLLGCYDPKSTFDEREQIRQSRRVQYARWKEDCRQMFPVVGSGRFITAPVITENGQPIQDPIVLSQINPDKGSQDNGSSTNRNNAMEPVMDKKVIQWMLTLHQIGLDVIRTDRTLVFYEKQENLSKLWDILAVYAWIDTDVGYCQGMSDLCSPMIILLDDEADAFWCFERLMRRLRGNFRCTDSSVGVEVQLSNLASITQVIDPKLHEHLETLGGGDYLFAFRMLMVLFRREFSFCDSLYLWEMMWALEYDPDLFNVYKESDPDTEKAEGPKGKPKSTRQCGKYERENMKSGAKNSEAPLPISVFLVASVLKDKSSKLLTEARGLDDVVKILNDITGNLDAKKACTGALKLHKKYLKKAPKKT; this comes from the exons GCAGGTAAAACTCTTAGTGTAAGGAAATGGCAGGCTGCATTTAGTCCTGAAGGCCAACTGGATATAGGCAAGACTTTAAGTCGAATTTATCGCGGG GGAATTCATCCATCAATTAGAGGAGAAGTTTGGGAATTTCTACTAGGTTGTTATGATCCTAAGAGCACATTTGACGAAAGAGAGCAGATTCGGCAAAGTCGAAG AGTGCAATATGCTAGGTGGAAGGAAGATTGCCGCCAAATGTTTCCTGTTGTTGGGAGTGGTAGGTTTATCACTGCCCCCGTAATCACTGAAAATGGTCAACCCATTCAGGATCCCATAGTACTTTCACAAATAAATCCAGACAAGGGTTCTCAGGATAATGGTTCAAGCACAAACCGTAATAATGCTATGGAACCAGTAATGGACAAAAAAGTAATCCAGTGGATGCTTACTCTACACCAAATAG GTCTTGACGTGATTCGTACTGACAGGACACTGGTATTTTATGAGAAGCAAGAGAACTTATCAAAACTTTGGGATATTCTAGCTGTTTATGCCTGGATAGATACAGATGTTGGCTATTGTCAAG GAATGAGTGATCTTTGCTCCCCCATGATTATCCTTCTAGATGATGAAgcagatgcattttggtgcttTGAACGATTGATGCGCAGACTG CGAGGAAATTTCAGATGTACCGATAGCTCTGTTGGGGTGGAGGTGCAACTAAGTAATCTGGCTTCAATTACTCAAGTCATTGATCCAAAACTTCATGAGCACTTAG AGACACTAGGTGGAGGTGACTATTTATTTGCTTTCCGGATGCTTATGGTTTTGTTCCGTCGAGAATTCTCTTTTTGTGATTCTTTATACCTTTGGGAG ATGATGTGGGCCCTTGAATACGACCCTGACTTGTTCAATGTGTACAAAGAATCTGATCCTGATACTGAGAAGGCTGAGGGGCCTAAAGGGAAACCAAAGTCAACACGTCAGTGTGGGAAGTATGAGAGGGAAAACATGAAAAGTGGAGCAAAGAATTCAGAAGCACCGCTCCCAATTTCAGTTTTCCTTGTTGCCAGTGTCCTGAAAGATAAGAGCTCAAAGCTACTTACAGAAGCTCGGGGTCTCGATGATGTTGTTAAG ATATTGAATGACATAACTGGAAATTTAGATGCCAAAAAAGCTTGCACTGGGGCATTGAAACTCCACAAGAAATATCTGAAAAAG GCGCCCAAGAAGACATAG
- the LOC103429207 gene encoding COBRA-like protein 10 produces the protein MMETSNMGMRIPWTSRASFLHAMLVVFLVFSCFRVEICYGQDEDAVVAAPPPEQEDCDGIFLSYTFTSREKELPHTKNMSAQAWAFKSEATILNAGSTELKAWKMYIGFQHREILVAAEGAQMVDGGDLPVDVGTKGAYFAGYPMTDLKTMIDTAGDYTQIQAKIAFKGTQFGMGEKSTPMPKTISIVNDGFKCPAAKFKGKTAMSVCCKKDPKFKAKKVEKTKFMPRQNGDLSITYDVMQTYTMNYLAQVTIDNVHPLGRLDHWNLTWEWMRGEFINTMRGAYTHKKDTSACLYGQAGKFYKDLDFSQVMNCEKKPVITDLPAERKDDPKVGKLPSCCRNGTILPSLMDKAQSQSIFQLQVFKIPPDDNRTAITPPQQWKISGVLNPTYRCGPPIRVDPTQFPDPSGLQATSDAIASWQVVCNITKTPVPRCCVSFSAYYSTSVIPCSTCACGCKTSETNKCNPKASAMLLPAEALLVPFANRTEKAKAWAKIKHYDVPKKLPCPDNCGVSLNWHIDSDYSNGWTARLTLFNWGTDQFQDWYTAVKMNKAYQDYENVYSFNGTRMEKEVNNTILFTGLKGLNYLVAIKNGTDPKKNPMIPGKQQSVISFKKKHYHNIDIKAGQGFPTRVLFNGEECALPKVFPKNNAGHLKSNALLVLCIAIMSFLFMTNRFH, from the exons ATGATGGAAACAAGTAATATGGGCATGAGAATACCCTGGACGTCCCGCGCGTCCTTTCTTCATGCAATGCTCGtggtgtttttggtgttttcatGTTTTAGGGTTGAGATTTGTTACGGACAAGACGAAGATGCTGTTGTGGCAGCTCCTCCTCCCGAGCAAGAAGACTGTGATGGCATTTTCTTGTCGTACACGTTTACCTCCAGGGAGAAGGAGTTGCCGCACACGAAAAATATGTCGGCACAGGCTTGGGCGTTCAAGTCGGAGGCGACGATCTTGAACGCCGGGTCGACCGAGCTCAAGGCGTGGAAGATGTACATAGGGTTTCAGCATCGGGAGATCTTGGTGGCCGCGGAAGGAGCTCAGATGGTTGACGGTGGTGATTTGCCCGTCGATGTTGGAACCAAAGGGGCATACTTTGCCGGGTATCCAATGACAGATTTGAAAACTATGATTGATACCGCCGGAGATTATACCCAGATTCAGGCTAAGATTGCGTTCAAAGGGACGCAGTTTGGGATGGGAGAGAAGTCTACTCCGATGCCCAAGACCATCTCCATTGTCAATGATGGCTTCAAGTGCCCTGCTGCTAAATTTAAAg GGAAGACTGCAATGTCTGTGTGCTGTAAAAAGGACCCAAAATTCAAGGCGAAGAAAGTCGAGAAAACCAAATTCATGCCACGTCAGAACGGGGATCTCTCAATCACATACGATGTAATGCAAACCTACACAATGAACTACCTGGCTCAGGTCACCATCGACAACGTCCACCCGCTCGGCCGCCTCGACCACTGGAACTTAACCTGGGAATGGATGAGGGGAGAGTTCATCAACACCATGAGAGGAGCCTACACTCACAAGAAGGACACAAGTGCATGCCTCTACGGCCAAGCCGGAAAATTCTACAAGGACTTGGACTTCTCTCAGGTCATGAACTGTGAAAAGAAGCCCGTCATCACCGACCTCCCAGCCGAGCGAAAGGATGATCCCAAGGTCGGCAAACTGCCCAGCTGCTGCCGCAACGGGACCATCTTGCCGAGCCTCATGGACAAGGCACAGTCCCAGTCCATTTTCCAGCTGCAAGTGTTTAAGATCCCACCCGACGACAACAGAACTGCCATAACTCCACCTCAGCAGTGGAAAATCAGTGGCGTTCTGAACCCTACTTACAGATGCGGGCCCCCTATTAGGGTTGACCCTACTCAGTTCCCCGACCCAAGTGGGCTCCAGGCCACGTCAGACGCCATTGCCAGCTGGCAAGTGGTGtgcaacatcaccaaaaccCCGGTCCCCAGATGCTGCGTCTCGTTTTCGGCTTATTACAGCACCTCTGTGATTCCATGCAGCACGTGCGCGTGCGGGTGCAAAACATCTGAGACGAACAAATGTAACCCTAAGGCTTCCGCCATGCTTTTGCCTGCCGAAGCTCTCCTCGTGCCATTCGCAAACAGAACCGAGAAGGCAAAAGCATGGGCCAAAATCAAGCACTACGACGTGCCTAAAAAGCTTCCGTGCCCTGACAACTGCGGTGTCAGCTTGAACTGGCACATCGACTCTGATTACAGCAACGGGTGGACCGCCAGGCTCACTCTCTTCAACTGGGGAACCGACCAGTTTCAAGATTGGTACACCGCGGTGAAGATGAACAAGGCCTACCAGGACTACGAAAACGTCTACTCCTTCAACGGTACGAGGATGGAAAAGGAAGTCAACAACACAATCTTGTTCACAGGGCTCAAGGGTTTGAACTACTTGGTGGCGATAAAAAACGGGACGGATCCGAAAAAGAATCCGATGATCCCCGGGAAGCAGCAATCGGTGATTTCGTTCAAGAAGAAGCACTATCATAATATCGATATCAAAGCGGGTCAAGGGTTCCCAACGAGAGTGTTGTTCAATGGAGAAGAGTGTGCTCTTCCTAAAGTGTTCCCCAAGAACAATGCAGGACATCTCAAGTCTAATGCTCTTTTGGTCCTATGTATAGCCATCATGTCTTTCCTTTTCATGACAAATCGCTTCCACTAA
- the LOC103429217 gene encoding DDRGK domain-containing protein 1 isoform X4 encodes MEEMLAIFLSMLLVLGLIPLFLWKRRQDSRSSHEHEEEPQVAQREAVVRAPGDSRMRRRPASGASTSAAAAPESVEGSDEEDVEGEYDAKASKKREKKRQEREAQRQAEQAARESRVTKQDRYAEMRRRKDEEREAQERQLEEEAKAQKAREEEAAALEFEKWKGEFSIDAEGTTENEVQDGRQDLLSDFVEYIKKHKCIPLEDLAAESKLRTQECINRITNLESMGRLSGVMDDRGKYIYISQEEMQAVADYIKRQGRVSISHLASKSNQFIDLEPKAQFVEEISGGTEITVA; translated from the exons ATGGAGGAAATGTTggcaatttttctttctatgcTTCTTGTTTTGGGATTAATTCCACTATTTCTATGGAAACGCCGTCAAGATTCTCGATCTTCGCATGAACACGAAGAAGAACCTCag GTTGCTCAGAGGGAGGCGGTGGTGCGTGCGCCTGGCGATAGCCGGATGCGTAGGAGGCCGGCTTCTGGAGCAAGCACATCAGCTGCTGCTGCACCAG AATCCGTTGAGGGAAGTGATGAGGAAGATGTTGAGGGCGAGTATGATGCTAAAGCATCCAAGAAGAGGGAAAAGAAGCGCCAAGAGCGGGAAGCACAACGACaa GCTGAACAAGCTGCACGTGAATCAAGGGTAACAAAACAAGACCGCTATGCTGAAATGCGAAGGAGGAAAGATGAGGAGCGTGAAGCACAGGAGCGTCAGCTG GAGGAAGAAGCCAAAGCTCAAAAGGCTAGGGAGGAGGAAGCTGCTGCTTTAGAGTTTGAGAAGTGGAAAGGCGAGTTTTCAATAGATGCTGAAGGTACGACCGAGAATGAAGTGCAGGATGGACGTCAGGATTTGCTTTCTGATTTTGTGGAATACATAAAG AAACATAAATGCATTCCTCTGGAAGATCTTGCTGCTGAATCTAAGTTAAGGACTCAG GAATGCATCAATCGAATTACCAATCTCGAGAGTATGG GGCGACTTTCTGGCGTCATGGATGACAGAGGGAAATACATATACATCTCCCAAGAGGAGATGCAAGCTGTAGCAGACTACATTAAGCGTCAGGGAAGGGTAAGCATTTCGCATCTTGCTAGCAAGTCCAACCAGTTCATAGACTTGGAGCCAAAAGCGCAGTTCGTTGAAGAAATCAGCGGCGGGACGGAGATAACTGTCGCTTGA
- the LOC103429217 gene encoding DDRGK domain-containing protein 1 isoform X2, which produces MEEMLAIFLSMLLVLGLIPLFLWKRRQDSRSSHEHEEEPQVAQREAVVRAPGDSRMRRRPASGASTSAAAAPESVEGSDEEDVEGEYDAKASKKREKKRQEREAQRQAEQAARESRVTKQDRYAEMRRRKDEEREAQERQLEEEAKAQKAREEEAAALEFEKWKGEFSIDAEGTTENEVQDGRQDLLSDFVEYIKKHKCIPLEDLAAESKLRTQECINRITNLESMGMCRAISSVTCGRLSGVMDDRGKYIYISQEEMQAVADYIKRQGRVSISHLASKSNQFIDLEPKAQFVEEISGGTEITVA; this is translated from the exons ATGGAGGAAATGTTggcaatttttctttctatgcTTCTTGTTTTGGGATTAATTCCACTATTTCTATGGAAACGCCGTCAAGATTCTCGATCTTCGCATGAACACGAAGAAGAACCTCag GTTGCTCAGAGGGAGGCGGTGGTGCGTGCGCCTGGCGATAGCCGGATGCGTAGGAGGCCGGCTTCTGGAGCAAGCACATCAGCTGCTGCTGCACCAG AATCCGTTGAGGGAAGTGATGAGGAAGATGTTGAGGGCGAGTATGATGCTAAAGCATCCAAGAAGAGGGAAAAGAAGCGCCAAGAGCGGGAAGCACAACGACaa GCTGAACAAGCTGCACGTGAATCAAGGGTAACAAAACAAGACCGCTATGCTGAAATGCGAAGGAGGAAAGATGAGGAGCGTGAAGCACAGGAGCGTCAGCTG GAGGAAGAAGCCAAAGCTCAAAAGGCTAGGGAGGAGGAAGCTGCTGCTTTAGAGTTTGAGAAGTGGAAAGGCGAGTTTTCAATAGATGCTGAAGGTACGACCGAGAATGAAGTGCAGGATGGACGTCAGGATTTGCTTTCTGATTTTGTGGAATACATAAAG AAACATAAATGCATTCCTCTGGAAGATCTTGCTGCTGAATCTAAGTTAAGGACTCAG GAATGCATCAATCGAATTACCAATCTCGAGAGTATGGGTATGTGCAGAGCTATTTCCTCAGTGACTTGTG GGCGACTTTCTGGCGTCATGGATGACAGAGGGAAATACATATACATCTCCCAAGAGGAGATGCAAGCTGTAGCAGACTACATTAAGCGTCAGGGAAGGGTAAGCATTTCGCATCTTGCTAGCAAGTCCAACCAGTTCATAGACTTGGAGCCAAAAGCGCAGTTCGTTGAAGAAATCAGCGGCGGGACGGAGATAACTGTCGCTTGA
- the LOC103429217 gene encoding DDRGK domain-containing protein 1 isoform X1 — MEEMLAIFLSMLLVLGLIPLFLWKRRQDSRSSHEHEEEPQVAQREAVVRAPGDSRMRRRPASGASTSAAAAPGIEESVEGSDEEDVEGEYDAKASKKREKKRQEREAQRQAEQAARESRVTKQDRYAEMRRRKDEEREAQERQLEEEAKAQKAREEEAAALEFEKWKGEFSIDAEGTTENEVQDGRQDLLSDFVEYIKKHKCIPLEDLAAESKLRTQECINRITNLESMGMCRAISSVTCGRLSGVMDDRGKYIYISQEEMQAVADYIKRQGRVSISHLASKSNQFIDLEPKAQFVEEISGGTEITVA; from the exons ATGGAGGAAATGTTggcaatttttctttctatgcTTCTTGTTTTGGGATTAATTCCACTATTTCTATGGAAACGCCGTCAAGATTCTCGATCTTCGCATGAACACGAAGAAGAACCTCag GTTGCTCAGAGGGAGGCGGTGGTGCGTGCGCCTGGCGATAGCCGGATGCGTAGGAGGCCGGCTTCTGGAGCAAGCACATCAGCTGCTGCTGCACCAGGTATAGAAG AATCCGTTGAGGGAAGTGATGAGGAAGATGTTGAGGGCGAGTATGATGCTAAAGCATCCAAGAAGAGGGAAAAGAAGCGCCAAGAGCGGGAAGCACAACGACaa GCTGAACAAGCTGCACGTGAATCAAGGGTAACAAAACAAGACCGCTATGCTGAAATGCGAAGGAGGAAAGATGAGGAGCGTGAAGCACAGGAGCGTCAGCTG GAGGAAGAAGCCAAAGCTCAAAAGGCTAGGGAGGAGGAAGCTGCTGCTTTAGAGTTTGAGAAGTGGAAAGGCGAGTTTTCAATAGATGCTGAAGGTACGACCGAGAATGAAGTGCAGGATGGACGTCAGGATTTGCTTTCTGATTTTGTGGAATACATAAAG AAACATAAATGCATTCCTCTGGAAGATCTTGCTGCTGAATCTAAGTTAAGGACTCAG GAATGCATCAATCGAATTACCAATCTCGAGAGTATGGGTATGTGCAGAGCTATTTCCTCAGTGACTTGTG GGCGACTTTCTGGCGTCATGGATGACAGAGGGAAATACATATACATCTCCCAAGAGGAGATGCAAGCTGTAGCAGACTACATTAAGCGTCAGGGAAGGGTAAGCATTTCGCATCTTGCTAGCAAGTCCAACCAGTTCATAGACTTGGAGCCAAAAGCGCAGTTCGTTGAAGAAATCAGCGGCGGGACGGAGATAACTGTCGCTTGA
- the LOC103429217 gene encoding DDRGK domain-containing protein 1 isoform X3 yields the protein MEEMLAIFLSMLLVLGLIPLFLWKRRQDSRSSHEHEEEPQVAQREAVVRAPGDSRMRRRPASGASTSAAAAPGIEESVEGSDEEDVEGEYDAKASKKREKKRQEREAQRQAEQAARESRVTKQDRYAEMRRRKDEEREAQERQLEEEAKAQKAREEEAAALEFEKWKGEFSIDAEGTTENEVQDGRQDLLSDFVEYIKKHKCIPLEDLAAESKLRTQECINRITNLESMGRLSGVMDDRGKYIYISQEEMQAVADYIKRQGRVSISHLASKSNQFIDLEPKAQFVEEISGGTEITVA from the exons ATGGAGGAAATGTTggcaatttttctttctatgcTTCTTGTTTTGGGATTAATTCCACTATTTCTATGGAAACGCCGTCAAGATTCTCGATCTTCGCATGAACACGAAGAAGAACCTCag GTTGCTCAGAGGGAGGCGGTGGTGCGTGCGCCTGGCGATAGCCGGATGCGTAGGAGGCCGGCTTCTGGAGCAAGCACATCAGCTGCTGCTGCACCAGGTATAGAAG AATCCGTTGAGGGAAGTGATGAGGAAGATGTTGAGGGCGAGTATGATGCTAAAGCATCCAAGAAGAGGGAAAAGAAGCGCCAAGAGCGGGAAGCACAACGACaa GCTGAACAAGCTGCACGTGAATCAAGGGTAACAAAACAAGACCGCTATGCTGAAATGCGAAGGAGGAAAGATGAGGAGCGTGAAGCACAGGAGCGTCAGCTG GAGGAAGAAGCCAAAGCTCAAAAGGCTAGGGAGGAGGAAGCTGCTGCTTTAGAGTTTGAGAAGTGGAAAGGCGAGTTTTCAATAGATGCTGAAGGTACGACCGAGAATGAAGTGCAGGATGGACGTCAGGATTTGCTTTCTGATTTTGTGGAATACATAAAG AAACATAAATGCATTCCTCTGGAAGATCTTGCTGCTGAATCTAAGTTAAGGACTCAG GAATGCATCAATCGAATTACCAATCTCGAGAGTATGG GGCGACTTTCTGGCGTCATGGATGACAGAGGGAAATACATATACATCTCCCAAGAGGAGATGCAAGCTGTAGCAGACTACATTAAGCGTCAGGGAAGGGTAAGCATTTCGCATCTTGCTAGCAAGTCCAACCAGTTCATAGACTTGGAGCCAAAAGCGCAGTTCGTTGAAGAAATCAGCGGCGGGACGGAGATAACTGTCGCTTGA
- the LOC103429217 gene encoding DDRGK domain-containing protein 1 isoform X5, whose product MRRRPASGASTSAAAAPGIEESVEGSDEEDVEGEYDAKASKKREKKRQEREAQRQAEQAARESRVTKQDRYAEMRRRKDEEREAQERQLEEEAKAQKAREEEAAALEFEKWKGEFSIDAEGTTENEVQDGRQDLLSDFVEYIKKHKCIPLEDLAAESKLRTQECINRITNLESMGMCRAISSVTCGRLSGVMDDRGKYIYISQEEMQAVADYIKRQGRVSISHLASKSNQFIDLEPKAQFVEEISGGTEITVA is encoded by the exons ATGCGTAGGAGGCCGGCTTCTGGAGCAAGCACATCAGCTGCTGCTGCACCAGGTATAGAAG AATCCGTTGAGGGAAGTGATGAGGAAGATGTTGAGGGCGAGTATGATGCTAAAGCATCCAAGAAGAGGGAAAAGAAGCGCCAAGAGCGGGAAGCACAACGACaa GCTGAACAAGCTGCACGTGAATCAAGGGTAACAAAACAAGACCGCTATGCTGAAATGCGAAGGAGGAAAGATGAGGAGCGTGAAGCACAGGAGCGTCAGCTG GAGGAAGAAGCCAAAGCTCAAAAGGCTAGGGAGGAGGAAGCTGCTGCTTTAGAGTTTGAGAAGTGGAAAGGCGAGTTTTCAATAGATGCTGAAGGTACGACCGAGAATGAAGTGCAGGATGGACGTCAGGATTTGCTTTCTGATTTTGTGGAATACATAAAG AAACATAAATGCATTCCTCTGGAAGATCTTGCTGCTGAATCTAAGTTAAGGACTCAG GAATGCATCAATCGAATTACCAATCTCGAGAGTATGGGTATGTGCAGAGCTATTTCCTCAGTGACTTGTG GGCGACTTTCTGGCGTCATGGATGACAGAGGGAAATACATATACATCTCCCAAGAGGAGATGCAAGCTGTAGCAGACTACATTAAGCGTCAGGGAAGGGTAAGCATTTCGCATCTTGCTAGCAAGTCCAACCAGTTCATAGACTTGGAGCCAAAAGCGCAGTTCGTTGAAGAAATCAGCGGCGGGACGGAGATAACTGTCGCTTGA
- the LOC103429668 gene encoding thiamine thiazole synthase, chloroplastic, translated as MATMASTLTSSSLTAKLQKSSLLDSSFHGAPMVRLQLAKAAPANNGGLSVSMSANGLTPSYDLSAFKFDPIKESIVSREMTRRYMTDMITYADTDVVVVGAGSAGLSCAYELSKNPDVQVAIIEQSVSPGGGAWLGGQLFSAMVVRKPAHLFLNELGIDYDEQDNYVVIKHAALFTSTIMSKLLARPNVKLFNAVAAEDLIIKGGRVGGVVTNWALVSMNHDTQSCMDPNVMEAKVVVSSCGHDGPMGATGVKRLRSVGMIESVPGMKALDMNAAEDAIVKLTREIVPGMIVTGMEVAEIDGSPRMGPTFGAMMISGQKAAHLALKALGLPNALDESYVGGIQPELILAAAESAEIAEA; from the exons ATGGCAACCATGGCTTCCACCCTCACCTCCTCCTCCCTCACCGCCAAGCTCCAGAAGTCCTCCCTCCTCGACTCCTCCTTCCATGGCGCTCCCATGGTCCGCCTTCAGCTGGCCAAGGCGGCCCCCGCCAACAACGGCGGCCTCTCCGTCTCCATGTCAGCCAACGGCTTGACCCCCTCCTACGACTTGAGCGCTTTCAAGTTCGACCCCATCAAGGAATCCATCGTCTCCCGGGAGATGACAAGGCGCTACATGACTGACATGATCACCTACGCCGACACCGACGTCGTTGTCGTCGGTGCTGGCTCCGCCGGGCTATCCTGCGCCTACGAACTCAGCAAGAACCCCGACGTTCAGGTCGCCATCATCGAGCAGTCCGTCAGCCCCGGTGGAGGTGCATGGCTCGGTGGCCAGCTCTTCTCTGCCATG GTTGTGCGCAAACCCGCCCATCTCTTCCTTAACGAGCTCGGCATTGACTACGATGAGCAAGACAACTACGTTGTCATCAAGCACGCCGCCCTATTCACCTCCACCATCATGAGCAAGCTCCTTGCCCGGCCCAACGTGAAGCTCTTCAACGCTGTGGCCGCCGAGGACTTGATCATTAAGGGTGGCAGAGTTGGTGGGGTGGTCACCAACTGGGCCTTGGTCTCAATGAACCACGACACACAGTCGTGCATGGACCCCAACGTCATGGAGGCCAAGGTTGTGGTGAGCTCATGTGGTCACGACGGACCCATGGGAGCCACCGGCGTAAAGAGGCTGAGGAGCGTTGGGATGATTGAGAGCGTGCCCGGGATGAAGGCCTTGGACATGAACGCAGCTGAGGATGCTATCGTGAAGCTCACAAGGGAAATTGTGCCAGGAATGATCGTCACCGGCATGGAAGTTGCCGAGATTGATGGATCCCCAAGAATG GGACCTACATTCGGAGCCATGAtgatctcagggcaaaaggcaGCTCACTTGGCATTGAAGGCACTGGGACTCCCCAACGCATTGGATGAATCATACGTCGGAGGCATCCAGCCGGAGCTGATCCTAGCTGCTGCAGAATCCGCTGAGATCGCCGAGGCTTAA